The genome window AACAGGAGCGCAGTCGTCACGGCCCCCATCCCCACATCACGCCACGCAATGACCCGATCTGGCAGGATTTTGTAGGTTGCCCCGAAGATCAGGGCGATAATGAGAAAGGACATGCCGGCATTGGCCAGTTGCAGCAGCAATCTGGTTTCCGGAATAAAACTGTCAAGCCAGTCGCCGATGGCGGCCAGCACCGCACTGGCCACCAGCGAGACCATCAGTAAAAAACCCATCGTCATCACCAGCCCAAGGCTGAGCAATCTGACCCTGACCAGTTGTCCGACGGTGGAGCGTGGAGGCTCCGCCCGCCAGATCACATTCAACGTCGCCTGAATTTCGCCGAACACGCCGCTGGCCGTTATCAGCAATGTGCCGATGCCGATCGCCGTCGCAATCGGCCCTGCGCCATGCCGTCCGGCACTGGCAATCATGGCCTGCAACGCTTCGGCGGCCTGTTTGCCCATCAGACCGCCAAGCTGGCTGACGATCGCACCACGTGCGGCATCCTCCCCGAACAGGGTGCCTGCCACGGCAATGACGATCACCAGCACCGGCGACATCGAAAACACCGTGTAATACGCAATCGCCGCCCCGCGGCTGAGGCAATTATCGGCAAGATAACCCTCCGCCGCATCCTTGAGAATAGCAAGAATACGCTTCATGCCGCCATTCCTGACTGATGCTCCACCGCTGCCGCATGCGCCAGCCGCACCGCATCCCGCAATGAGGTCACATAGTAATCCGCCCCGATCATTTCCCGCTGCGC of Granulibacter bethesdensis contains these proteins:
- a CDS encoding YihY/virulence factor BrkB family protein → MKRILAILKDAAEGYLADNCLSRGAAIAYYTVFSMSPVLVIVIAVAGTLFGEDAARGAIVSQLGGLMGKQAAEALQAMIASAGRHGAGPIATAIGIGTLLITASGVFGEIQATLNVIWRAEPPRSTVGQLVRVRLLSLGLVMTMGFLLMVSLVASAVLAAIGDWLDSFIPETRLLLQLANAGMSFLIIALIFGATYKILPDRVIAWRDVGMGAVTTALLFSVGKMLIGMYIGSSNAATSYGAAGALVIMLLWVYYSAQIFLFGAELTRAYSDDRHARRQAGVAPDTVKA